In the Salvia miltiorrhiza cultivar Shanhuang (shh) chromosome 8, IMPLAD_Smil_shh, whole genome shotgun sequence genome, ATCCTTAATTGTTCTGAATCTGATTTTTgaaaatcttaaattaaagaaaagtaGAAATAGCCGTTGAACGCAGCCTGCCCtaacattgaaaaatatttgaattccCTATGTCTCATCTCCGTAAAGAGAGTTAGATAGATAGCATCCAAGCATACACGCCTTTAGGATTTTTCAAACATCATTGAAATGATGGGACAAGCTCTGATATTCTGATTTTTCCTAGAATCCCATTCTAAGATATCATGCCTTCATATTCGTTTAttatattgtatatttttttttcttcattttttcataatcttgaGATTATATATTAAGTATAAAAAGTAAATTTCTGTTCATGTATGAGTTTCAGTTGTTCAGACAAAGTAGCTTTACTGACCAAAAAACGAAGAAGAAATGATGCATGATGTATGGAAAAATTGGTTTAACATGCGGGTGTttgcgggtaccctaatacccgcaTCGGGTACCCacgtcgggtattagggtacccaaCAGGGTCGTCGGGGTCGGGACCGGGTAGGAAAATTTAGGAAATTGCGGGGTCAGGTACCCGCAAAaatcgggtagggtacccgacccgccccATTTAGCCACCCCTAACTATAGTGGTTTTCTTAGAAGAAATGCGCGAAAAGAGACTCTTAGCATATGCTTCTACTTTTTTGATTTAATCCATTATCATTGCGgcaaattatttataattagtaTCATGTACTAATCCACAAAGGACGTTTATGTACCAAGTTATCATAAAAAACACATGCAatataaaattaacaaataataatatgcCTTATAActacaatattaaatattacAAGCTGATCTAcaacaaaattataatataaatttgaataaGAGCGATGAAAAGAATTGTTTAACTTAATATTACCAACAAATTTCACTCATACACGCCACTGCATAATTGAAACTATCAAAtttaactatatatttttttatttacatacaAAATAGGGTTATTTAAGAAAGAAATAAGGTTAttttaggtattttttttaaagacaaATGAAAAGAAGGAAACTTCATTGTATAATTAAAAGTTCTCAAGTATACATTAGACaatacaagtaaaaaaaaaaaagtatacatTAGAAAATACGATGGAATTGTGTAGTGATCCAACATATTTTGGTAAGTGGCTACTTTATTCCAAAGTTAAatacttttttatataattaaaataagaaaactaaaataattatagatgcactacattttaaaaaatgtaagaAAACGTTTATTATGTTTACTAGTctcttagtattttttttttctagccCAAATAATTTGAGCCCAAACATTATTATTCAAGCCCATTCTGAACCCACCAAAGAACTCACCCTTATAAAAAAGTCCATAATCGCAAACTCCATCCGTTGCAATTTCAACCCTTTTTTCAGATTCAATCACAACTCCTAAACTTGCAAGCGTCGCCCAACACTCTCCCTTTCTTCACATTAAATCTCTGCGCCGATTAAGGATGACGAGCAGAAGAGCTGCTGTTTCTGCAATCGATCTCATTCATGGAAGAGGATTTCTCAATCCATGGTCGCATAAATCGGGTATTAACTCTCCTccgttctctctcttctcttccaaGGCTTTTCAACCTAAGCAGCCCAGAATCGATTTCAGCTGTGTTAAAGAATTAAATGATGCTATTGGATTGTTTCAAAAAATGAAGAGTATGCAGCCGGAGCCTTCTGTTCGAATGTATAACAATCTTTTGAGTGTCACTGTAAAGATTGAGCAGTATTCTTTTGCCCTTTATATGTTTGATGAAATGCTTAGGATGGGCATCCCTGTTGATGTTTACACCATGAATATTGCTGTGAACTGCTGTTTTCTATTGAAAGATATAAAATCTGGCTTTGCTATAATAGGTTTATTTTTCAAGAGTGGTTGCGAACCAAATGTCACGACATTCAACACTCTGATTAAAGGGTTGTTTTTAAATCATAAGGTGGCCGAGGCTGGGAAATTGTTCAATATGCTTTTGCATTTCAGAATATGTGAGCCTAATGATGTTATGATTGTGACGATGGTAGATGGGCTTTGTAAATCAGGAAATGTCCTTCCAGCGAGAGATTTAGTTCGTAGATTAGAAAGAAGTAGGTTGAGACCCAATGTCAAGGCTTATAATGCATTACTCGATGGGCTACGCAAATCTGGAATGGTGGATGATGCTCTCCAGCTCCTATCCGCGATGATCGAAAAGGGTATTACACCCGATGTTGTCACGTACAACTCGATGATTCAGGGGTTGTGCGACCTAGGGAGACTGGAGGATGTTAAGGTTCTGGTGAATGAAATGTCTAATTCTAATATTTCTCTCAATGTTGTTACCTTTAATATATTGATTGATGCATACTGCAAGGAGAGAAAGATGGAAGAGGCTCAGGATTTGTTGAAAACTATGAAGCAACATAACGTATGTCCTGATGTTGTCACTTATAATACGCTGATTGATGGGTATTGTTTCAGAGGGGAAATTGGTAAAGCACGACAAGTACTTGATTCCATGGTTGACAAGGGACTAAAGCCTAATATTGTTAGCTGCGGCTGCTTATTAAATGGATATTGCAGTAAGGGGAGAATAGACGAAGCTTGGCTTCATTTTCTGGAAGTTCCTTTGAAAGGTCTGGAGCATGATACATGTACTTATAATACCATGATTCATGGACTGTTTAGTAAACGTAGATTTTCCGAGGGCTGGAAGCTTTTCAAGGATATGGAAGCTCGACGAGTAACTCCTAACATATATACTTATAATACATTGTTGGATGGGCTGTGCAAGAATGGGGAGATTGATGAAGCTCTTTCTTTTCTGCACACGATTGAAGGGAAAGGAGTTACTCCTAATAGAGTCACATATGGGGCTGTCATAAATGGATTATGCAAAAATGGGAAACTTGATGTTGCTAGAGATCTTTTCAACCAACTACCTTCTAGAGGTGTGCAACCTAATGCTCgtatatataatatgatcatTGGTGCACTTTGTCATGAAGGTTCTACAGAGGAGGCACAATGTTTGCTTACAGAGATGCAGAGTCATGGTTGTGCACCTACCAGCGTGACATACAACATCATGACGCGAAGTTTCCTAAAGAAGAAAGAGCTTAGCAAGGCAATACCATACTTGGAAGTAATGCGCGAAAAGGAACTCTCAGCAGATGTTTCTACTCTT is a window encoding:
- the LOC130999757 gene encoding pentatricopeptide repeat-containing protein At1g12300, mitochondrial-like isoform X1: MTSRRAAVSAIDLIHGRGFLNPWSHKSGLFFKSGCEPNVTTFNTLIKGLFLNHKVAEAGKLFNMLLHFRICEPNDVMIVTMVDGLCKSGNVLPARDLVRRLERSRLRPNVKAYNALLDGLRKSGMVDDALQLLSAMIEKGITPDVVTYNSMIQGLCDLGRLEDVKVLVNEMSNSNISLNVVTFNILIDAYCKERKMEEAQDLLKTMKQHNVCPDVVTYNTLIDGYCFRGEIGKARQVLDSMVDKGLKPNIVSCGCLLNGYCSKGRIDEAWLHFLEVPLKGLEHDTCTYNTMIHGLFSKRRFSEGWKLFKDMEARRVTPNIYTYNTLLDGLCKNGEIDEALSFLHTIEGKGVTPNRVTYGAVINGLCKNGKLDVARDLFNQLPSRGVQPNARIYNMIIGALCHEGSTEEAQCLLTEMQSHGCAPTSVTYNIMTRSFLKKKELSKAIPYLEVMREKELSADVSTLSMLIDQMQGKTKDDVLLKLMKDVLPKDFAS
- the LOC130999757 gene encoding pentatricopeptide repeat-containing protein At1g12300, mitochondrial-like isoform X2; translation: MTSRRAAVSAIDLIHGRGFLNPWSHKSGNVLPARDLVRRLERSRLRPNVKAYNALLDGLRKSGMVDDALQLLSAMIEKGITPDVVTYNSMIQGLCDLGRLEDVKVLVNEMSNSNISLNVVTFNILIDAYCKERKMEEAQDLLKTMKQHNVCPDVVTYNTLIDGYCFRGEIGKARQVLDSMVDKGLKPNIVSCGCLLNGYCSKGRIDEAWLHFLEVPLKGLEHDTCTYNTMIHGLFSKRRFSEGWKLFKDMEARRVTPNIYTYNTLLDGLCKNGEIDEALSFLHTIEGKGVTPNRVTYGAVINGLCKNGKLDVARDLFNQLPSRGVQPNARIYNMIIGALCHEGSTEEAQCLLTEMQSHGCAPTSVTYNIMTRSFLKKKELSKAIPYLEVMREKELSADVSTLSMLIDQMQGKTKDDVLLKLMKDVLPKDFAS